The following coding sequences are from one Alosa alosa isolate M-15738 ecotype Scorff River chromosome 3, AALO_Geno_1.1, whole genome shotgun sequence window:
- the chpfa gene encoding chondroitin sulfate synthase 2 isoform X1 yields MRIAKIVGYLKPIGPIVVGISLGFTLSLLSVSWVDDICDPSWKGHYIEEISSKEDLKATRKSNSFLLEDDDDEDIQPRIITYKPIQQQGEAKRPFRSKYASTELGIRDNLFVGVLTSKNTINTLGVSVNHTISHHLGSVVFFTGMNSHKTPHGMQVVTHGDERPVWNMYQTIKYILEHYIDEYNWFYLAQDDTYTQADRVKALVPHLSMNLMLYMGSPEEFIGGEMQDRYCYGGFGYLISRPLLLRLNDFLENCRDGILTTRPDEWLGRCIIENTNTNCVDEYKGLHYDRFEMGKNSDLSKEQSDQFKTILTVHPVSDPEQMYRLHKYFTEIELQKSYQEIEKLQAEIKNFSAIAFEGNRSGMWPIGVNPPFEPKTRFEVLKWEYFTEDTIYLCLDGSPKCELQGIDKMDVADVIDIAMGELNKKYKPVLHLKKQKLINGYRRFDPTRGMEYMLDLQMEVVTQKGRSRSITKRVQLVRPLSNLEIIPMPYVTEATKVFIILPLAKDDTDQVKPFLEEYASNALQKKENVGLTVLFIYDLFQAQHVQQNDIFANAKAQITKYERKFPGLKVPWISVKTDNPSQIKFMDLISKKHPVGTLFFTATVNTVVNTEFLNRCRMNSISNWQVFFPIHFQDFNPDIAYHGQDRPVTIDLVRDAGHFDRNAFAEACFYNSDYMATRTHMAADLQENEDLLETLDIYEMFVKYSSLHVFRAIEPALHQKHVHQTCNPHLSEDIYHRCIQSNLEGLGTRPQLAMVLFEQEQGNST; encoded by the exons ATGAGGATCGCCAAGATTGTAGGCTATTTGAAGCCGATTGGGCCAATTGTTGTCGGTATCTCTTTGGGATTTACGTTGAGTTTGTTAAGCGTGTCTTGGGTTGATGACATTTGTGACCCGTCTTGGAAAGGACATTATATTGAAGAAATTTCTTCTAAGGAAGATCTGAAAGCGACTAGGAAATCCAATTCATTCCTACTGGAGGATGATGACGACGAAGACATTCAGCCACGAATTATAACTTACAAACCTATCCAACAACAAGGAGAAGCTAAAAGgcctttcag ATCCAAATATGCCAGCACAGAGCTTGGCATCCGAGATAACCTCTTTGTGGGCGTTCTTACATCCAAGAACACCATAAACACCCTGGGGGTGTCTGTCAACCACACCATCAGCCACCACCTGGGCTCGGTGGTGTTCTTCACCGGCATGAACAGCCACAAGACGCCCCACGGCATGCAGGTGGTCACCCACGGTGACGAGCGCCCCGTCTGGAACATGTACCAGACCATCAAGTACATCCTGGAGCATTACATCGACGAATACAACTGGTTCTACTTGGCGCAAGACGACACGTACACCCAGGCGGACCGCGTCAAGGCCCTGGTCCCTCACCTGAGCATGAACCTCATGCTCTACATGGGCAGTCCCGAGGAGTTCATTGGCGGCGAGATGCAGGACAGGTACTGTTATGGGGGCTTTGGCTACCTGATCTCCCGGCCCCTGCTGCTCCGACTCAATGACTTCTTGGAGAACTGTAGGGACGGTATCCTCACAACCCGGCCTGATGAGTGGCTGGGGAGGTGTATCATCgaaaacaccaacaccaactgcGTGGATGAGTACAAG GGTCTGCACTATGACCGCTTTGAAATGGGCAAAAACTCTGACCTGAGCAAAGAGCAGAGTGACCAGTTCAAGACCATCCTCACAGTCCATCCAGTCTCTGACCCAGAGCAGATGTACAGACTACACAAATACTTCACCGAGATTGAGCTGCAGAAATCCTACCAGGAGATTGAAAAGCTGCAG gcAGAAATAAAGAACTTCAGTGCCATAGCTTTTGAAGGTAACCGAAGTGGCATGTGGCCTATCGGGGTCAATCCACCCTTTGAACCAAAGACCCGCTTTGAGGTCTTGAAGTGGGAGTACTTCACAGAGGACACCATCTACTTGTGTCTGGACGGTTCGCCAAAGTGTGAGCTCCAGGGCATCGACAAGATGGATGTGGCAGATGTTATCGACATTGCCATGGGGGAGCTGAACAAGAAGTACAAGCCAGTGCTCCACCTGAAGAAGCAGAAGCTCATCAATGGCTACCGGCGCTTCGACCCCACCCGGGGCATGGAGTACATGTTGGACCTGCAGATGGAGGTGGTCACTCAGAAGGGCCGCAGCCGCTCTATCACAAAGCGTGTCCAGCTGGTCCGGCCCCTGAGCAACCTCGAGATCATTCCCATGCCGTACGTCACCGAGGCCACCAAGGTCTTTATCATCTTGCCTCTGGCGAAGGACGACACGGATCAAGTGAAACCGTTCCTGGAAGAGTACGCCTCGAATGCCTTGCAGAAGAAAGAGAACGTGGGGCTGACCGTGCTCTTCATCTACGACTTGTTCCAGGCGCAGCACGTGCAGCAGAATGACATCTTTGCTAACGCGAAGGCACAGATCACCAAGTACGAGCGAAAGTTCCCGGGGCTCAAAGTTCCCTGGATCAGCGTCAAAACAGACAATCCGTCCCAAATCAAATTCATGGACCTCATCTCCAAGAAGCATCCGGTCGGCACGTTGTTCTTCACCGCCACGGTCAACACTGTGGTCAACACAGAGTTTCTCAACCGCTGCCGCATGAACTCCATCAGCAACTGGCAGGTCTTCTTCCCCATCCACTTCCAGGACTTCAACCCCGACATCGCCTACCATGGGCAGGACCGGCCGGTCACCATCGACCTCGTTAGAGACGCGGGCCACTTCGACCGCAACGCTTTCGCCGAGGCCTGCTTCTACAACTCCGACTACATGGCCACGCGGACTCACATGGCCGCCGACCTGCAGGAGAACGAGGACCTCCTGGAGACCCTGGACATCTACGAGATGTTCGTCAAGTACTCGAGCCTGCACGTGTTCCGAGCCATTGAGCCGGCACTGCACCAGAAGCACGTGCACCAGACGTGCAACCCACACCTCAGTGAGGACATCTACCACCGCTGcatccagagcaacctggaGGGGTTGGGCACACGGCCCCAGCTGGCTATGGTCCTGTTTGAGCAGGAACAAGGGAACAGCACTTAG
- the chpfa gene encoding chondroitin sulfate synthase 2 isoform X2, which yields MNSHKTPHGMQVVTHGDERPVWNMYQTIKYILEHYIDEYNWFYLAQDDTYTQADRVKALVPHLSMNLMLYMGSPEEFIGGEMQDRYCYGGFGYLISRPLLLRLNDFLENCRDGILTTRPDEWLGRCIIENTNTNCVDEYKGLHYDRFEMGKNSDLSKEQSDQFKTILTVHPVSDPEQMYRLHKYFTEIELQKSYQEIEKLQAEIKNFSAIAFEGNRSGMWPIGVNPPFEPKTRFEVLKWEYFTEDTIYLCLDGSPKCELQGIDKMDVADVIDIAMGELNKKYKPVLHLKKQKLINGYRRFDPTRGMEYMLDLQMEVVTQKGRSRSITKRVQLVRPLSNLEIIPMPYVTEATKVFIILPLAKDDTDQVKPFLEEYASNALQKKENVGLTVLFIYDLFQAQHVQQNDIFANAKAQITKYERKFPGLKVPWISVKTDNPSQIKFMDLISKKHPVGTLFFTATVNTVVNTEFLNRCRMNSISNWQVFFPIHFQDFNPDIAYHGQDRPVTIDLVRDAGHFDRNAFAEACFYNSDYMATRTHMAADLQENEDLLETLDIYEMFVKYSSLHVFRAIEPALHQKHVHQTCNPHLSEDIYHRCIQSNLEGLGTRPQLAMVLFEQEQGNST from the exons ATGAACAGCCACAAGACGCCCCACGGCATGCAGGTGGTCACCCACGGTGACGAGCGCCCCGTCTGGAACATGTACCAGACCATCAAGTACATCCTGGAGCATTACATCGACGAATACAACTGGTTCTACTTGGCGCAAGACGACACGTACACCCAGGCGGACCGCGTCAAGGCCCTGGTCCCTCACCTGAGCATGAACCTCATGCTCTACATGGGCAGTCCCGAGGAGTTCATTGGCGGCGAGATGCAGGACAGGTACTGTTATGGGGGCTTTGGCTACCTGATCTCCCGGCCCCTGCTGCTCCGACTCAATGACTTCTTGGAGAACTGTAGGGACGGTATCCTCACAACCCGGCCTGATGAGTGGCTGGGGAGGTGTATCATCgaaaacaccaacaccaactgcGTGGATGAGTACAAG GGTCTGCACTATGACCGCTTTGAAATGGGCAAAAACTCTGACCTGAGCAAAGAGCAGAGTGACCAGTTCAAGACCATCCTCACAGTCCATCCAGTCTCTGACCCAGAGCAGATGTACAGACTACACAAATACTTCACCGAGATTGAGCTGCAGAAATCCTACCAGGAGATTGAAAAGCTGCAG gcAGAAATAAAGAACTTCAGTGCCATAGCTTTTGAAGGTAACCGAAGTGGCATGTGGCCTATCGGGGTCAATCCACCCTTTGAACCAAAGACCCGCTTTGAGGTCTTGAAGTGGGAGTACTTCACAGAGGACACCATCTACTTGTGTCTGGACGGTTCGCCAAAGTGTGAGCTCCAGGGCATCGACAAGATGGATGTGGCAGATGTTATCGACATTGCCATGGGGGAGCTGAACAAGAAGTACAAGCCAGTGCTCCACCTGAAGAAGCAGAAGCTCATCAATGGCTACCGGCGCTTCGACCCCACCCGGGGCATGGAGTACATGTTGGACCTGCAGATGGAGGTGGTCACTCAGAAGGGCCGCAGCCGCTCTATCACAAAGCGTGTCCAGCTGGTCCGGCCCCTGAGCAACCTCGAGATCATTCCCATGCCGTACGTCACCGAGGCCACCAAGGTCTTTATCATCTTGCCTCTGGCGAAGGACGACACGGATCAAGTGAAACCGTTCCTGGAAGAGTACGCCTCGAATGCCTTGCAGAAGAAAGAGAACGTGGGGCTGACCGTGCTCTTCATCTACGACTTGTTCCAGGCGCAGCACGTGCAGCAGAATGACATCTTTGCTAACGCGAAGGCACAGATCACCAAGTACGAGCGAAAGTTCCCGGGGCTCAAAGTTCCCTGGATCAGCGTCAAAACAGACAATCCGTCCCAAATCAAATTCATGGACCTCATCTCCAAGAAGCATCCGGTCGGCACGTTGTTCTTCACCGCCACGGTCAACACTGTGGTCAACACAGAGTTTCTCAACCGCTGCCGCATGAACTCCATCAGCAACTGGCAGGTCTTCTTCCCCATCCACTTCCAGGACTTCAACCCCGACATCGCCTACCATGGGCAGGACCGGCCGGTCACCATCGACCTCGTTAGAGACGCGGGCCACTTCGACCGCAACGCTTTCGCCGAGGCCTGCTTCTACAACTCCGACTACATGGCCACGCGGACTCACATGGCCGCCGACCTGCAGGAGAACGAGGACCTCCTGGAGACCCTGGACATCTACGAGATGTTCGTCAAGTACTCGAGCCTGCACGTGTTCCGAGCCATTGAGCCGGCACTGCACCAGAAGCACGTGCACCAGACGTGCAACCCACACCTCAGTGAGGACATCTACCACCGCTGcatccagagcaacctggaGGGGTTGGGCACACGGCCCCAGCTGGCTATGGTCCTGTTTGAGCAGGAACAAGGGAACAGCACTTAG